Genomic window (Petrotoga miotherma DSM 10691):
CTTTAAAATTAAAAGAGATCAGTTATATCAATGCCATCGCCTATCAAGCGGGTGAATTAAAACATGGTCCAATAGCCCTATTGGATGGTAATTTTCCAGTTTTTGCAATAGTCCCAACAGGGAAGTTGAGAGAGAAGATGATCTCCAACATTATGGAAGTAAAAGCGCGTGGGGCAAGAGTTATAGCTTTAACCCCAAAAGATGATCTACAAGCAAAAAAAATATGTGATGATTACATCGATGTACCTTCTATTTCCGAACCTTTAATACCGTTAGTAGTTGCACCCATTACACAACTGTTTGCTTACTACATAGCGGTACAAAAAGGATTGGACCCAGATAAACCAAGGAATTTGGCAAAAAGTGTCACGGTTGAATAATTTTAGTAGAGGTGGTAAATACACCTTTATCCTTAGATGGGGCGGGCTACGGGGCAAAGCCTTTTACTCTTCCTTAGAAGGGCGGGCTGCGGGGCGAAGGGGCGCTAATACCAGGTATTTCAAACTTTTAAGAGAGGTGAGTAATTTTGGCTGAATATGAAATCTTCAATCCCAACGAAGAATTTAACGATGAAGGTAACAATCATGAAGGTCATAGATGGCGCAATATAATCATTATTGCTGTTATCATAGCGATTGGCATCTACCTTTTAACAGGTGTTTATCAGGTAGGACCTTCTGAAGTAGCATTAGTTAAAACGTTCGGTGAATACAAATCTACCGCAGGACCAGGCATACACGTTCATCTACCCTACCCTTTTCAATCACATGTTATAGTGGATGTAAGAACAATAAATAAGGTTGAACTAGGTTTTAGAACCACCAGCACGGGAAGAACCCCCACATACAGATCAGTAACGGATGAAGCAGAGATGATTACAGGGGATCAAAATATAATTAGTATTGAAGCGGTTGTTCAGTATAGGGTAAACGATCCTGTGGCGTATGCCTTTAATGTAATTCAGGGGTACGACCTAGTTAAATCCACCTCTGAAAGTGTACTTAGAGAACGTGTTGCTCTGTCAGAGTTAGAAAACGTCTTGACTACAGAGAGAGATCAAATAGCCATGGAAACCGCTGAAAGAGTTCAGTCCATACTAGACAGTTACAACTCTGGCATTCTAATACAAAACGTTTATCTACAAGCAGTAACCCCACCAGAACCAGTGGTTCCTGCTTTCGATGATGTGAACAACGCACGTCAAGACCAACAAACATCTATAAACGAAGCACAAAGGTACGCCAATGACATTATTCCAAAAGCTGAAGGAGAAGCTCAAAGAATCTTAAACGACGCCCAGGCTTATGCATATGAACAAGTTGCAAAGGCAACAGGAGAAGCGGAAAGGTTCAAAGCATTATTGGAAGAATACCAAAACTCCCAAGATATTACAAGAAAAA
Coding sequences:
- the hflK gene encoding FtsH protease activity modulator HflK; translation: MAEYEIFNPNEEFNDEGNNHEGHRWRNIIIIAVIIAIGIYLLTGVYQVGPSEVALVKTFGEYKSTAGPGIHVHLPYPFQSHVIVDVRTINKVELGFRTTSTGRTPTYRSVTDEAEMITGDQNIISIEAVVQYRVNDPVAYAFNVIQGYDLVKSTSESVLRERVALSELENVLTTERDQIAMETAERVQSILDSYNSGILIQNVYLQAVTPPEPVVPAFDDVNNARQDQQTSINEAQRYANDIIPKAEGEAQRILNDAQAYAYEQVAKATGEAERFKALLEEYQNSQDITRKRLILDSVQQMIKNAKIQVVSEEGNTLNFLDLSEIIGGDAQ